In a single window of the Gossypium hirsutum isolate 1008001.06 chromosome A13, Gossypium_hirsutum_v2.1, whole genome shotgun sequence genome:
- the LOC107893733 gene encoding subtilisin-like protease SBT3.17: protein MSINIFPILFCSIIALCCLIQMAESTDATKSSSAAAAAAGGTDAAVHIVYTERPQDEQPEAYHIRTLSNVLGSEEAAKEALIYSYKTAASGFSAKLTPQQVAEISKQLGVLQVVPSRTLQLHSGPGKLH, encoded by the exons TCAATATATTCCCGATTTTATTCTGTTCGATAATTGCTTTGTGTTGTTTAATCCAAATGGCTGAATCTACAGACGCAACGAAATCATCTtcggcggcggcggcggcggcgggTGGGACGGATGCGGCGGTCCACATCGTTTACACCGAGAGGCCTCAGGATGAGCAGCCTGAAGCCTACCATATCCGGACCCTCTCCAACGTCCTCGGCAGCGAAGAAGCTGCTAAGGAAGCCCTGATCTACAGTTACAAGACGGCTGCCAGTGGCTTCTCCGCCAAGCTTACTCCCCAACAGGTTGCCGAAATATCAA AACAACTTGGTGTTCTTCAAGTTGTCCCGAGCAGGACACTCCAGCTACATTCTGGACCAGGCAAGCTGCACTAa